In the genome of Photobacterium sp. TLY01, one region contains:
- a CDS encoding NAD(P)/FAD-dependent oxidoreductase, with amino-acid sequence MAEKFDVVIIGAGAAGLMCAAEAGKRGRSVLVVEHGKKPGRKILISGGGRCNFTNYDVTASNYVCRNPHFAKSALAQYTQWDFIAMIAKHDITYEERDHGQLFCLDSAKDIVEMLLKECDLPTVQQRYRSDVLDISKTDSGFHLKINADTVSCESLVIATGGLSMPKLGATPFGYQVAEQFGLKMVPTTAGLVPFTLHVEDKDAFADLSGIAVPAVVTAADGTSFKENILFTHRGLSGPAILQISSYWKPGQAVSIDLLPTLSLDDTLQAMRDKHPNQSLKNSLSRLLPKRLVEAMIARGDIEDKPLKQLNPKEVQALHDYFHQWQIAPNGTEGYRTAEVTLGGVDTDGLSSKTLEAKTVPGLYFIGEVMDVSGWLGGYNFQWAWSSGFVAGQYV; translated from the coding sequence ATGGCAGAAAAGTTTGATGTAGTAATTATCGGTGCGGGTGCCGCCGGGCTGATGTGTGCCGCTGAGGCTGGCAAACGCGGCCGCTCTGTGCTGGTGGTCGAACACGGCAAAAAACCGGGCCGGAAAATTCTGATCTCCGGTGGGGGCCGTTGTAACTTTACCAACTATGATGTGACGGCCAGCAACTATGTCTGCCGCAACCCGCACTTTGCCAAATCGGCGCTGGCGCAGTATACCCAGTGGGATTTTATCGCCATGATCGCCAAGCATGATATTACCTACGAAGAGCGGGATCACGGCCAGCTGTTCTGCCTCGATTCGGCCAAAGACATCGTCGAGATGTTGCTCAAAGAATGCGACTTGCCGACGGTACAACAGCGTTATCGCAGTGATGTCCTGGACATCAGCAAAACCGACAGCGGCTTTCACCTGAAAATCAACGCAGACACCGTATCCTGTGAATCTTTGGTGATTGCCACCGGTGGTCTGTCGATGCCCAAGCTTGGCGCCACCCCGTTTGGCTATCAGGTTGCCGAGCAGTTCGGCCTCAAGATGGTGCCGACCACAGCCGGTCTGGTGCCTTTTACCCTGCATGTCGAAGACAAAGACGCCTTTGCCGATCTGTCCGGGATTGCGGTTCCCGCTGTGGTGACAGCCGCCGATGGCACCAGTTTCAAAGAGAATATTCTGTTCACGCACCGCGGTCTGTCCGGCCCGGCCATTTTGCAGATCTCCTCGTACTGGAAGCCGGGCCAGGCGGTGTCGATTGATTTACTGCCGACCCTGAGTCTGGATGACACCCTGCAGGCGATGCGCGACAAACACCCCAACCAGAGCCTGAAAAACTCGCTGTCCCGTTTGCTGCCCAAGCGCCTGGTCGAAGCCATGATCGCGCGTGGTGATATCGAAGACAAGCCGCTCAAGCAGCTCAACCCGAAAGAGGTTCAGGCACTGCACGACTATTTTCACCAGTGGCAGATTGCCCCCAACGGCACCGAAGGTTACCGCACCGCCGAAGTCACCCTGGGCGGCGTCGACACCGACGGCCTGTCCTCGAAAACCCTGGAAGCTAAAACCGTGCCCGGCCTGTATTTTATCGGTGAAGTGATGGACGTCAGCGGCTGGCTCGGCGGTTATAACTTCCAGTGGGCCTGGAGTTCCGGCTTTGTCGCCGGACAGTATGTGTAA
- the rho gene encoding transcription termination factor Rho: MNLTELKNQPISKLVALGESLGLENLARLRKQDIIFAILKQHAKSGEDIFGDGVLEILQDGFGFLRSADSSYLAGPDDIYVSPSQIRRFNLRTGDTISGKIRPPKDGERYFALLKVNEVNHDKPDNARNKILFENLTPLHANDRMRMERGNGSTEDITARVLDLASPIGKGQRGLIVAPPKAGKTMLLQNIAQSIAYNHPECELMVLLIDERPEEVTEMQRLVKGEVIASTFDEPASRHVQVAEMVIEKAKRLVEHKKDVVILLDSITRLARAYNTVVPSSGKVLTGGVDANALHRPKRFFGAARNVEEGGSLTIIATALVDTGSKMDEVIYEEFKGTGNMELHLSRKIAEKRVFPAIDFNRSGTRREELLAKPDELQKMWILRKIVHPMNETDSMEFLIDKLGMTKTNDEFFEAMRRQKS, encoded by the coding sequence ATGAATCTTACAGAACTGAAGAACCAGCCTATCTCAAAGTTGGTTGCGCTCGGCGAAAGCTTAGGACTCGAAAACCTAGCGCGTTTGAGAAAACAGGACATCATCTTTGCCATTCTCAAACAGCACGCGAAAAGTGGTGAGGACATTTTTGGCGACGGGGTTCTGGAAATTCTGCAGGACGGCTTTGGCTTCCTTCGTAGCGCAGACAGTTCTTACCTGGCCGGCCCGGATGACATTTATGTCTCACCAAGCCAGATTCGCCGCTTCAACCTGCGTACCGGTGATACCATTTCAGGTAAAATCCGGCCACCCAAAGATGGTGAACGCTACTTTGCCCTGCTGAAAGTCAACGAAGTTAACCACGACAAACCAGACAACGCCCGCAACAAGATCCTGTTTGAAAACCTTACTCCGCTGCACGCCAATGATCGCATGCGTATGGAACGCGGTAATGGCTCGACTGAAGACATTACTGCCCGTGTCCTGGATCTGGCCTCACCGATTGGTAAGGGTCAGCGTGGTCTGATTGTTGCACCGCCAAAAGCGGGTAAGACGATGCTGCTGCAGAACATTGCACAGAGCATTGCTTACAATCACCCTGAGTGTGAGCTGATGGTGCTGTTGATCGATGAGCGTCCGGAAGAAGTAACCGAGATGCAGCGTCTGGTCAAAGGCGAAGTCATTGCTTCAACCTTTGACGAGCCGGCTTCCCGCCATGTTCAGGTTGCTGAAATGGTGATTGAAAAGGCCAAGCGCCTGGTTGAGCATAAGAAAGATGTGGTGATCCTGCTGGATTCGATTACCCGTCTGGCCCGTGCGTACAACACAGTCGTGCCATCTTCCGGTAAAGTACTGACCGGTGGTGTCGACGCTAACGCCCTGCATCGTCCGAAGCGTTTCTTCGGTGCGGCCCGGAATGTGGAAGAAGGCGGCAGCCTGACCATTATCGCGACCGCGCTGGTGGATACCGGTTCGAAGATGGACGAAGTGATCTACGAAGAATTTAAAGGGACAGGTAACATGGAACTGCACCTGTCTCGTAAGATTGCTGAGAAGCGTGTCTTCCCGGCGATTGACTTCAACCGCTCCGGTACCCGTCGTGAAGAGCTGCTGGCCAAGCCGGATGAGCTGCAGAAGATGTGGATCCTGCGTAAGATCGTTCACCCGATGAATGAAACCGACAGCATGGAATTCCTGATCGACAAACTGGGCATGACCAAGACCAACGACGAGTTCTTTGAAGCGATGCGTCGTCAGAAGTCCTGA
- the uspB gene encoding universal stress protein UspB, with product MFSGDAILMALFLVAVVNISRYVSTLKTLLVVMRDCDPLLYQQVDGRGFFSSQGNVNKQIRLFHYIRSQQYHKHHDELFMAKCDKVRKLFVLASTSLMVFLVSIFVVAYLGI from the coding sequence ATGTTTAGTGGTGATGCAATTCTGATGGCCCTGTTTCTGGTGGCTGTAGTCAATATCTCTCGTTATGTCAGCACGCTGAAAACCTTACTGGTGGTGATGCGTGACTGCGATCCGCTGCTGTACCAGCAGGTCGACGGCCGGGGTTTCTTCTCCTCTCAGGGAAACGTCAATAAGCAGATCCGGCTTTTCCATTATATTCGCAGCCAGCAATACCATAAGCATCACGACGAGCTGTTCATGGCCAAGTGCGACAAGGTACGCAAGCTGTTTGTCCTTGCCAGCACCAGCCTGATGGTGTTCCTGGTCTCTATCTTTGTTGTCGCCTATCTGGGCATTTAA
- the ubiD gene encoding 4-hydroxy-3-polyprenylbenzoate decarboxylase, whose protein sequence is MKFNDLRDFIAYLEERGQLKRIKQPIDPRYEMTEICDRTLRAGGPALLFENPVGYDIPVLANLFGTTERVAMGMGREDVLELREVGKLLAYLKEPEPPKGFRDAIDKLPVFKQVLNMPAKRLSKAPCQQIVWQGDEVDLDKIPVMSCWPGDVAPLLTWGLTITRGPEKKRQNLGIYRQQKLSKNKVIMRWLAHRGGALDMREFMQAHPGEKFPVSVAFGADPATILGAVTPVPDTLSEYAFAGLLRGSKTEVVKSISNDLDVPASAEIVLEGYIDPNEYADEGPYGDHTGYYNEVESHHVFTVTHVTMRKDPIYHSTYTGRPPDEPAVLGVALNEVFVPILQKQFPEIVDFYLPPEGCSYRMAVVTMKKQYPGHAKRVMMGVWSFLRQFMYTKFVIVCDDDVNARDWNDVIWAITTRMDPARDTVMIENTPIDSLDFASPVVGLGSKMGLDATNKWQGETQREWGTPIIKDPEVVAKVDAIWDELGILAK, encoded by the coding sequence ATGAAATTCAACGATCTGCGTGACTTTATCGCCTACCTGGAAGAGCGTGGGCAACTAAAGCGCATCAAGCAGCCAATCGATCCCCGGTATGAAATGACCGAAATCTGCGACCGTACGCTGCGCGCAGGTGGTCCGGCATTACTGTTTGAAAACCCGGTGGGCTACGATATCCCTGTGCTGGCGAACCTGTTTGGCACCACCGAGCGGGTGGCCATGGGCATGGGGCGTGAAGATGTGCTGGAGCTGCGGGAAGTCGGTAAATTGCTGGCGTATCTCAAAGAGCCGGAGCCGCCGAAAGGCTTCCGGGACGCTATCGATAAGCTGCCTGTCTTTAAGCAAGTTCTCAACATGCCTGCCAAGCGCCTCAGTAAAGCACCTTGCCAGCAGATCGTCTGGCAGGGCGATGAGGTCGATCTGGATAAGATTCCGGTCATGAGTTGCTGGCCGGGCGATGTCGCGCCGTTGCTGACCTGGGGCCTGACCATTACCCGCGGTCCGGAAAAGAAACGCCAGAACCTGGGTATTTACCGCCAGCAGAAGCTGAGCAAGAACAAAGTGATTATGCGCTGGCTGGCTCACCGCGGCGGGGCATTGGATATGCGTGAATTCATGCAGGCCCATCCGGGGGAGAAATTCCCGGTGTCTGTCGCCTTTGGCGCCGATCCGGCCACGATTCTCGGGGCGGTCACGCCTGTACCTGATACCCTGTCTGAGTACGCCTTTGCCGGTCTGCTGCGCGGCAGCAAAACTGAGGTGGTCAAAAGCATCAGCAACGATCTGGATGTGCCGGCCAGCGCAGAAATTGTGCTGGAAGGCTATATTGATCCCAATGAATACGCAGACGAAGGCCCGTACGGTGACCATACCGGCTATTACAACGAAGTGGAAAGCCACCATGTGTTTACCGTCACGCACGTGACCATGCGTAAAGACCCGATTTATCACAGCACCTATACCGGTCGTCCGCCAGATGAACCGGCTGTGTTGGGCGTGGCGCTCAATGAAGTGTTTGTGCCGATTCTGCAAAAGCAGTTTCCGGAAATTGTCGACTTTTACCTGCCGCCGGAAGGGTGCTCCTACCGGATGGCCGTCGTGACAATGAAAAAACAGTATCCGGGCCATGCCAAACGGGTGATGATGGGCGTATGGTCTTTCCTTCGTCAGTTTATGTACACCAAGTTCGTGATTGTTTGTGACGATGATGTCAATGCCCGTGACTGGAATGATGTGATCTGGGCGATCACCACCCGCATGGATCCGGCGCGGGATACTGTGATGATTGAAAACACCCCGATCGATTCGCTGGATTTTGCTTCGCCTGTGGTTGGCCTGGGGTCAAAGATGGGTCTGGATGCCACCAATAAATGGCAGGGTGAAACACAGCGCGAGTGGGGGACACCTATTATTAAAGACCCGGAAGTGGTGGCGAAGGTGGATGCCATCTGGGATGAACTGGGGATTCTGGCGAAATAG
- the fre gene encoding NAD(P)H-flavin reductase, whose protein sequence is MSIQCEVKSVESLACNTYRILLQPKQQVDFKAGQYLLAVMGEKDKRAFSIASSPCRSGELELHIGAADHNPYAVEVVDAMRQAMEDGRTFEVEAPLGEAWLREDSTQPLLLIAGGTGFSYVRSLLDNCLSRGMKQPIFVYWGGRDECQLYAHDELVALAAKHANLTYVPVVETAPPAWQGKVGNVLEAVNDDFVSLSAYDIYICGRFEMAGAAREQFTAEKGADRERMFADAYAFI, encoded by the coding sequence ATGTCGATTCAGTGTGAAGTGAAGTCAGTCGAGTCACTGGCGTGTAATACCTACCGTATTTTGCTGCAACCCAAGCAGCAGGTTGATTTTAAAGCCGGGCAGTATTTGCTGGCGGTGATGGGCGAGAAAGACAAACGTGCCTTCTCGATTGCCAGCAGCCCTTGCCGCAGTGGCGAGCTGGAGCTGCACATCGGAGCGGCGGACCACAACCCCTATGCTGTGGAAGTGGTGGACGCGATGCGCCAGGCGATGGAAGACGGCAGAACATTTGAGGTGGAAGCCCCGCTGGGTGAGGCCTGGTTGCGCGAAGACAGCACACAGCCTTTGCTGCTGATTGCCGGCGGTACAGGGTTTTCCTACGTGCGCAGCCTGCTGGATAACTGCCTGAGCCGCGGCATGAAGCAGCCGATTTTTGTGTACTGGGGTGGCCGCGACGAATGTCAGCTGTATGCCCATGACGAGCTTGTGGCCCTGGCTGCCAAGCACGCGAACCTGACGTATGTTCCTGTGGTGGAAACGGCGCCTCCCGCCTGGCAGGGCAAAGTGGGTAACGTACTTGAAGCGGTCAATGACGATTTTGTCAGCCTGTCTGCTTATGACATTTATATCTGTGGTCGTTTTGAGATGGCGGGTGCGGCCCGTGAACAGTTTACCGCGGAAAAAGGGGCCGATCGCGAGCGGATGTTTGCTGACGCTTACGCCTTTATCTGA
- a CDS encoding helix-turn-helix domain-containing protein produces MDLKNETPVMRVLRLLTLMAEQETLSLEEAHLLTGLSKSTLTRAFLSLEQAGWVHRYLGNHKYTYIPPYSDKLRDEQIECVLKKRLAVLVKPILEGLYQITGLSTDFTFMFDELVIVESSFGLTDARVAKRAVIGLGVDLQHSSMGKAYSAALAGQHRDGMYYARKKQFWGYKELKQTFNISAIAIPVFYQQQPIGSMNLAWFDTNTSSYDENKIAEQYLTDLYLASQRISDVISESGLDITPFIRIAQIK; encoded by the coding sequence ATGGATTTAAAAAATGAGACGCCTGTCATGCGGGTGCTGCGACTTCTGACGCTGATGGCTGAGCAAGAGACTTTGTCTTTAGAAGAAGCTCATCTGTTAACCGGGTTATCCAAATCGACCTTAACACGTGCTTTTTTGAGCCTGGAACAAGCCGGTTGGGTACACAGATATCTGGGCAATCATAAATACACTTATATTCCACCTTATTCAGATAAGCTTCGCGATGAACAAATTGAATGCGTCCTGAAAAAGCGTTTAGCTGTGCTGGTCAAACCCATTTTAGAAGGCCTGTATCAAATCACGGGATTATCAACAGATTTCACATTCATGTTTGATGAATTAGTGATTGTGGAGAGCAGTTTTGGCTTAACCGATGCCCGTGTCGCTAAAAGAGCAGTGATTGGCTTAGGGGTTGATTTACAGCACTCCTCTATGGGGAAAGCGTACAGTGCAGCTTTGGCGGGCCAGCATCGGGATGGGATGTATTATGCGCGGAAAAAACAGTTTTGGGGTTATAAAGAGCTCAAGCAAACCTTTAATATCTCTGCAATCGCCATCCCTGTATTTTATCAACAACAGCCAATCGGCTCGATGAATCTGGCATGGTTTGATACCAATACATCATCCTATGATGAAAATAAAATAGCTGAACAATATTTGACTGATTTATATCTGGCATCACAGCGTATTTCTGATGTTATTTCTGAAAGTGGTCTCGATATAACGCCTTTTATTCGCATAGCTCAGATTAAATAG
- the ftnA gene encoding non-heme ferritin: MLAQAMVEKLNEQINLEFFSSNLYLQMSAWCEDKGFEGAAEFLRIHATEEMQHMQRLFTYVSETGALPILGTIEAPQHEFSSLGEVFRATYEHERLITERINKLAHVAFTTQDYSTFNFLQWYVAEQHEEEKLFKGILDKIELVGEDGKALFFIDKDLAAMAKQESSSVMGQQAG, encoded by the coding sequence ATGCTTGCTCAAGCAATGGTTGAGAAACTGAATGAACAAATTAACCTGGAGTTCTTTTCATCCAACCTGTACTTGCAGATGAGTGCATGGTGTGAGGATAAGGGCTTCGAAGGGGCGGCAGAGTTTCTGCGTATTCATGCGACAGAAGAAATGCAGCACATGCAACGTTTGTTTACCTATGTCAGCGAGACAGGTGCGCTGCCGATTCTGGGGACGATTGAAGCACCGCAGCATGAGTTCAGCTCTCTGGGTGAAGTGTTCCGCGCCACTTACGAACATGAGCGACTGATCACTGAGCGCATTAACAAGCTGGCCCATGTGGCGTTTACTACGCAGGACTACTCAACGTTCAACTTCCTGCAGTGGTATGTTGCAGAGCAGCACGAAGAAGAAAAGTTGTTTAAAGGTATTCTGGATAAGATCGAACTGGTGGGTGAAGACGGGAAAGCACTGTTCTTCATCGACAAAGATCTTGCTGCCATGGCGAAGCAGGAATCCAGCTCTGTCATGGGTCAGCAGGCCGGCTAA
- a CDS encoding C45 family peptidase translates to MYDVITLSGTDFEIGLQHGQQCQQQIKASLTNYQNMFRELAGLSWAQVLEYAALEQDRLQQLDPSAFEEMAGIAEGSGFTLLEILSLNIRSELLFAVTGETTSCHDGCTSFASMPHANDEQAMMLGQNWDWIEAQREACFIAHVQPVSGPHYCMVTEAGIIGKIGFNNAGVGVCFNALSCGFDPTGWPAHLLLRRILRSPNLISAMNWPLLNQSMCAANYLIASSDGAAYSVEVTPANVDIIPDQQHSGVIVHTNHLIGEKNKTVPDPTVKLMGASTYHRLHRCTQLLTDNNSASFERLRAILGDHSGGHEGICQHPSNKAGLLGTLSSVFSIVINLSEQKAEISMTNPCQGESFSVRFAGDQLIWGESHACHS, encoded by the coding sequence ATGTATGATGTGATCACCTTATCGGGCACGGATTTTGAAATTGGCTTGCAACATGGCCAGCAGTGCCAGCAACAAATCAAGGCGAGCCTGACCAATTATCAAAACATGTTCCGGGAGCTGGCCGGGCTCAGCTGGGCGCAGGTCTTAGAGTATGCGGCGCTGGAGCAGGACAGACTGCAACAGCTGGATCCGAGTGCCTTTGAAGAAATGGCCGGCATTGCAGAAGGTTCGGGGTTTACATTGTTAGAAATTTTGTCCCTCAATATTCGCAGTGAGCTTTTGTTTGCCGTCACGGGGGAAACCACCTCCTGTCATGACGGCTGCACCTCCTTTGCGTCAATGCCGCATGCCAATGACGAACAAGCCATGATGTTAGGCCAGAACTGGGACTGGATAGAAGCACAACGCGAGGCGTGCTTTATTGCCCATGTTCAACCGGTCTCGGGGCCGCATTACTGCATGGTGACTGAAGCCGGGATTATCGGGAAGATTGGCTTTAACAATGCGGGTGTCGGCGTCTGTTTCAATGCACTGTCTTGTGGGTTTGATCCCACAGGTTGGCCGGCGCATCTCTTGCTGCGCAGGATATTGCGCAGCCCGAATCTGATCAGCGCGATGAACTGGCCGCTGCTCAACCAAAGCATGTGTGCGGCGAACTATCTGATCGCCTCTTCGGATGGCGCGGCCTATAGCGTTGAAGTCACCCCGGCCAACGTCGATATTATTCCGGATCAGCAACACAGCGGCGTGATTGTTCACACCAACCACTTAATCGGTGAGAAGAACAAAACTGTCCCGGATCCGACTGTGAAGCTGATGGGGGCATCGACCTACCATCGCCTGCATCGTTGTACCCAGTTGTTAACGGACAACAACAGCGCGTCGTTCGAGCGCTTGAGGGCCATTTTGGGCGATCATTCTGGCGGCCACGAAGGCATCTGTCAGCATCCGTCCAATAAAGCAGGTTTGCTTGGCACTTTATCCAGCGTCTTCAGCATAGTAATCAACCTGTCGGAACAAAAAGCTGAAATCTCAATGACCAATCCCTGCCAGGGTGAGTCATTCAGCGTGCGTTTTGCGGGAGATCAGCTCATTTGGGGGGAAAGTCATGCCTGTCATTCATGA
- a CDS encoding 2Fe-2S iron-sulfur cluster-binding protein, translating to MYQVRVLPQDVMFSVGEAETLLSAARRAGLAFPHRCQVGACATCLCRKLAGEVTYRLAPVLTEKEQAEGWIFPCLAMARSDLVLTLE from the coding sequence ATGTATCAGGTTCGGGTACTGCCGCAGGACGTTATGTTCAGCGTCGGGGAAGCAGAAACCCTGCTGAGTGCAGCCCGCCGGGCGGGACTGGCTTTTCCCCACCGCTGTCAGGTCGGGGCGTGTGCCACGTGTTTATGCCGCAAGCTGGCGGGTGAGGTCACTTACCGGCTGGCACCGGTGCTGACGGAGAAGGAGCAGGCCGAGGGATGGATTTTTCCCTGTCTGGCCATGGCCCGCAGCGATCTGGTACTGACTTTGGAATAG
- a CDS encoding universal stress protein yields the protein MTYQHILVAVDLSEDSHILVGKGAALAEKLGAKLSLIHIDTNYAELYTGLIDINMAEAQYRMADHAQEQLQDLAKKANYPVTHTFVGSGDLSDEICNTIKQSDVDLMICGHHQDFWSKILSSTKQLINHTPVDLLMVPLH from the coding sequence ATGACCTATCAACATATTCTGGTTGCGGTTGATTTATCTGAAGACAGTCACATTCTGGTCGGCAAAGGCGCCGCGCTGGCAGAAAAACTCGGGGCCAAGCTGTCTCTGATCCACATCGATACCAACTATGCTGAGCTGTATACCGGCCTGATCGATATCAACATGGCCGAGGCGCAGTACCGCATGGCGGATCATGCTCAGGAGCAACTGCAGGATCTGGCAAAAAAAGCGAACTATCCGGTGACGCACACTTTTGTCGGCAGCGGCGATCTGAGCGATGAAATCTGCAATACCATCAAGCAGTCGGATGTGGATTTAATGATCTGCGGCCACCACCAGGATTTCTGGAGCAAAATCCTGTCTTCCACCAAGCAGTTAATCAATCACACCCCGGTGGATTTGCTGATGGTGCCGCTGCACTGA
- a CDS encoding DUF5058 family protein, protein MDYQTIANSPAMWAVSSLIVLMVCFQAALFIYKAKKTAKSLSITDEQIKVAVRTAAISSIGPSLGVAIAMLSLMVSLGAAFAWMRLSVIGAVPFELFAASSAAKAAGTEIGSESFNIHAYVNVVWTCTLGALGWLVIVMCFAHKFDTMRNTLVRGREEMLPALSIGAMIGAISYFSAPQMLKDVPNFSAFAVSGITVLVLSMVADKSGKAWLHDWAFGFAIFAGMASTLVR, encoded by the coding sequence ATGGACTATCAAACTATAGCAAATTCACCTGCAATGTGGGCAGTGAGCAGCCTCATTGTTTTGATGGTGTGTTTTCAGGCAGCTTTGTTCATTTACAAAGCCAAGAAAACCGCCAAATCATTATCCATTACCGATGAACAAATTAAAGTCGCCGTCCGGACCGCCGCCATCAGCTCGATTGGCCCTTCGCTCGGCGTTGCCATTGCCATGTTATCTCTGATGGTCAGCTTAGGTGCTGCATTTGCCTGGATGCGACTGTCTGTGATTGGTGCGGTGCCGTTTGAGCTGTTTGCCGCCTCCAGTGCTGCGAAAGCCGCGGGAACCGAAATTGGCAGCGAAAGCTTCAATATTCACGCTTATGTCAACGTTGTCTGGACTTGCACCCTCGGCGCACTGGGTTGGCTGGTGATCGTCATGTGCTTTGCCCATAAGTTCGACACAATGAGAAACACCCTGGTCCGGGGACGGGAAGAAATGCTGCCGGCACTGTCTATCGGCGCAATGATCGGGGCGATTTCGTATTTCAGTGCTCCTCAAATGCTGAAAGATGTGCCCAATTTCTCCGCTTTTGCGGTCTCAGGGATCACTGTCCTGGTGCTGTCCATGGTTGCGGATAAATCGGGCAAAGCCTGGCTGCATGACTGGGCATTTGGTTTCGCTATCTTTGCCGGCATGGCCAGCACGCTCGTGCGCTAA
- a CDS encoding carboxylate/amino acid/amine transporter: protein MGYLTAITLLWAFSFSLIGVYLAGQVDAWFSVLTRVALAALVFLPFLRRQHLTVTLALKLMVVGAFQLGIMYCFYYQSFLYLSVPEVLLFTIFTPIYVTLIYDVLQRRFSAWYLITAVIAVLGAAVIKFEGINEDFILGFLIVQGANLCFAIGQVGYKVIMEKEKADLPQHTVFGLFYLGAVCVALPMFLLFGNTEKLPTTDTQWSILVYLGIVASGLGYFIWNKGATLVNAGALAIMNNALVPAGLIVNLVIWNRDVDYPRLIVGGAIILLSLWVNETWVKKRVTAAHA from the coding sequence ATGGGATACTTAACTGCGATTACGCTGCTCTGGGCGTTTTCCTTCAGCCTGATTGGGGTTTATCTGGCCGGACAGGTGGACGCCTGGTTCTCGGTACTGACCCGGGTCGCACTGGCTGCTCTGGTCTTTTTGCCTTTTCTGCGCCGTCAGCACCTGACGGTGACGCTGGCACTCAAGCTCATGGTGGTGGGCGCCTTTCAGCTCGGCATCATGTACTGCTTTTACTACCAGTCTTTCCTGTACCTGTCGGTGCCGGAAGTGCTGCTGTTCACCATTTTTACCCCTATTTATGTCACCCTCATCTATGATGTGCTGCAGCGCCGTTTTTCGGCCTGGTATCTGATCACCGCCGTCATTGCGGTACTCGGCGCCGCCGTCATCAAATTTGAAGGCATCAATGAAGACTTCATTCTCGGTTTCCTGATTGTGCAGGGCGCGAACCTGTGCTTTGCCATCGGTCAGGTGGGCTATAAAGTCATCATGGAGAAAGAAAAAGCCGATTTGCCGCAGCATACGGTCTTTGGTCTGTTCTATCTCGGTGCTGTTTGTGTAGCGTTGCCGATGTTTTTACTGTTTGGTAACACAGAAAAACTGCCGACCACAGATACCCAGTGGAGCATTCTGGTGTACCTGGGCATTGTTGCTTCCGGCCTGGGTTATTTCATCTGGAATAAAGGCGCAACTCTGGTGAACGCCGGTGCGCTGGCGATTATGAACAACGCCCTGGTGCCGGCAGGTCTGATCGTCAATCTGGTGATCTGGAACCGAGATGTCGACTACCCACGCCTGATCGTAGGCGGTGCCATTATCCTGCTGTCACTCTGGGTCAATGAAACCTGGGTGAAGAAGCGTGTGACAGCGGCTCACGCTTAA